In the Theobroma cacao cultivar B97-61/B2 chromosome 1, Criollo_cocoa_genome_V2, whole genome shotgun sequence genome, one interval contains:
- the LOC18611231 gene encoding FRIGIDA-like protein 3: MASTGQHVENDTASSMIEQLCKAVLELEACKDASEKVQWTEIELHFRDLEMTLKRKAEELESKEKEYEEKEAETHVLIAEREAAVAAKEQDFLDRVQKLKDAASAAIAEARANFHPTSMEPLDAGDNKYTKVSSSVGDRNSPDEDFPHKTGENTENVAADGKPRPELTQFCEQMDAKGLLNFVMENQKNLYAIRQELPVALESASEPARLVLDSLEGFYPPDETTQTVDKRDAALQGMRKSCVVLIEAMATFLARIDPGADHLLNPETKQQAKAIADEWKPKLSSAGTDAANGNSLEAEAFLQLLATFRIASEFDEEELCKLVVVVAHRRQAPELCHSVGLTQKMPGVVELLINSGRQIDAVRLIHAFQLSESFPPVPLLKTYLKDLRRNSQGKGGNSGAAAGAQGDVNAQELAALRAVIRCVQECGLEADYPLDPLQKRFAQLEKSKSDNRKRVGDSGKHLQPKKARPNGGFRGFRGPPGRQAPPVYNNRSAYAGMPERYPHAGPNPYNYQVPNQPTYPPQANDQRLYYYSQDDRGPAPSFNAATSNYGSYGGSGQPYM; this comes from the exons ATGGCTAGTACTGGGCAACATGTAGAAAATGATACTGCTTCTTCTATGATAGAACAGCTTTGCAAGGCAGTTCTTGAACTGGAAGCTTGCAAGGATGCTTCTGAGAAGGTTCAGTGGACAGAGATTGAACTGCATTTTCGTGATTTGGAGATGACACTAAAGAGGAAAGCTGAAGAGCTAGAATCTAAGGAGAAGGAATATGAGGAGAAGGAAGCTGAAACTCATGTGTTGATTGCTGAGAGAGAGGCAGCTGTTGCTGCCAAGGAACAAGACTTTTTGGATCGAGTGCAGAAGCTGAAAGATGCTGCTAGTGCTGCCATTGCAGAGGCACGTGCAAATTTCCATCCAACATCTATGGAACCTCTTGATGCTGGGGACAACAAATACACCAAGGTAAGCAGCTCTGTTGGTGATAGAAACTCTCCTGATGAGGATTTTCCTCATAAAACAGGTGAAAATACTGAAAATGTGGCTGCTGATGGTAAGCCACGTCCAGAGCTGACGCAATTTTGCGAGCAAATGGATGCAAAAGGACTTCTGAATTTTGTAATGGAGAATCAGAAAAATCTGTATGCCATTCGTCAGGAACTTCCTGTTGCACTGGAAAGTGCAAGTGAACCAGCCCGTTTGGTGCTGGATTCACTGGAGGGGTTTTACCCTCCTGACGAAACAACCCAAACAGTGGATAAGAGGGATGCTGCCCTTCAGGGCATGCGCAAATCCTGTGTTGTCTTAATAGAAGCCATGGCTACCTTTTTGGCCAGAATTGACCCTGGTGCTGATCACCTTCTGAACCCTGAAACCAAGCAGCAAGCCAAGGCAATTGCTGATGAGTGGAAACCTAAGTTGTCTAGTGCAGGCACTGACGCTGCCAATGGCAATTCATTGGAAGCAGAGGCATTTTTGCAGCTCCTTGCTACTTTTAGGATTGCTTCGGAGTTTGATGAAGAAGAACTCTGCAAGCTTGTTGTTGTAGTTGCTCACCGCCGGCAGGCACCTGAGCTCTGCCATTCCGTTGGGTTAACACAGAAAATGCCAG GTGTTgttgagttattgattaaCAGTGGGAGACAAATAGATGCTGTACGACTTATTCATGCCTTCCAGCTTTCTGAAAGTTTTCCTCCTGTGCCCCTCTTGAAGACATACTTGAAAGATTTGAGGAGAAATTCCCAAGGGAAGGGTGGGAACTCTGGTGCTGCTGCTGGTGCACAG GGTGATGTAAATGCACAAGAACTTGCGGCCTTGAGAGCTGTAATAAGATGTGTTCAAGAGTGTGGGCTAGAAGCTGACTACCCACTTGACCCACTCCAGAAAAGGTTTGCTCAACtggaaaaatcaaaatcagatAATAGGAAGAGAGTAGGAGATTCTGGTAAACATCTGCAGCCAAAGAAGGCAAGACCCAATGGTGGATTTCGAGGATTTCGTGGACCTCCTGGTAGGCAGGCTCCACCTGTTTACAACAATCGGTCTGCGTATGCAGGAATGCCCGAAAGATATCCTCATGCTGGTCCTAACCCCTACAATTATCAAGTCCCAAACCAACCTACTTATCCTCCACAAGCCAATGATCAAAGATTATACTACTATTCTCAAGACGACAGAGGTCCAGCTCCCTCATTCAATGCAGCTACATCTAACTATGGAAGCTATGGTGGTAGTGGACAGCCATATATGTAG
- the LOC18611234 gene encoding uncharacterized protein LOC18611234 isoform X1, whose amino-acid sequence MGPDLEPKDKSETMMEVVLNNNENGSLPHDSKDKLMHCVSNCEDHIFAEETLYGEGQAKIPEGDEYMEINITECTNSGGDRLAVAECQDDTENSSSFGGTASGVENDSAISDAEVESALCGASPLGSVFDGLFPMRKRKLTDHWRRFIRPLMWRCKWLELQLKEFKSQALTYDRELAEYDQRKKFEYEKFTFEGLDVKSQPFPRQIQRKKVMKRRKRKRVEETADLASYMSFHNLFSYYESKKSVVATATLDNDNGNLENKTGNGNGDVWLNDGLSCLEFRDGDTWSGQILRKIDLVQSQVRRLKTRVDKVVNESPRKFSSINMLSSLVPSDALNSSRNRPSPRESGERIPHRSQYASSQHLSECNMGDLFMPGSAVSSHGEVTPFPDMVEGTGQHLAGISYENTEDNILIHNQAAKEELRNFRSGLTEQAVEPRKPMEKPKTVSIVLAPGDDLPTNPSVQPNEKISLTSKSKGPNNKRKRGKRKSGSGRWSRRSSG is encoded by the exons atgggCCCTGATTTGGAGCCAAAAGACAAGTCGGAAACAATGATGGAAGTGGTTTTGAACAATAATGAAAATGGAAGCTTGCCCCATGATTCCAAAGATAAGCTTATGCATTGTGTGAGTAACTGTGAGGACCACATATTTGCTGAGGAAACTTTGTATGGAGAAGGACAAGCAAAAATACCTGAAGGAGATGAGTATATGGAGATTAACATAACTGAATGCACAAATTCTGGTGGGGACAGGTTGGCTGTTGCTGAATGTCAGGATGACACTGAGAATTCGAGTTCTTTTGGTGGCACAGCGTCAGGGGTGGAGAATGATTCAGCAATAAGTGATGCTGAAGTTGAATCGGCATTATGTGGTGCGAGTCCACTGGGATCAGTGTTTGATGGATTGTTTCCAATGAG GAAGAGAAAGTTGACAGATCATTGGAGGAGGTTTATACGTCCCCTTATGTGGCGATGTAAATGGTTAGAACTGCAGCTTAAGGAATTTAAGTCTCAAGCATTGACATATGATAGAGAACTTGCAGAATATGATCAGAGAAAGAAGTTTGAATATGAGAAGTTCACTTTTGAAGGGCTTGATGTGAAGTCACAACCTTTTCCTCgtcaaattcaaagaaaaaaagtaatgaagaggaggaaaagaaaacgaGTTGAAGAGACTGCCGATTTAGCATCTTATATGTCATTTCATAACCTCTTCTCATATTATG AAAGTAAGAAATCCGTTGTTGCTACTGCTACTCTGGATAATGACAATGGTAATCTAG AAAACAAAACGGGCAATGGCAATGGTGATGTTTGGTTGAATGATGGATTGTCATGTCTTGAATTCAGAGATGGTGATACTTGGTCAGGGCAGATCCTTAGAAAGATTGATCTGGTTCAATCACAAGTACGCAGACTAAAGACCCGAGTCGACAAGGTGGTCAACGAAAGTCCTCGAAAGTTCTCTTCCATTAATATGTTGAGTTCACTTGTGCCATCTGATGCGTTAAACAGTTCTAGAAATCGTCCTTCTCCACGTGAGAGTGGAGAGAGAATCCCACATAGATCTCAATATGCTTCATCCCAGCATCTATCTGAGTGTAATATGGGAGATCTTTTTATGCCTGGAAGTGCAGTTTCAAGTCATGGAGAGGTGACACCTTTCCCTGATATGGTTGAGGGCACAGGTCAGCATCTGGCTGGGATTTCTTATGAAAAT ACTGAGGATAATATTTTGATACATAACCAGGCTGCGAAGGAAGAGTTGCGTAATTTTCGAAGTGGTTTAACTGAGCAGGCAGTGGAGCCACGGAAACCAATGGAAAAACCTAAGACTGTTTCTATTGTTCTTGCTCCTGGAGATGACCTCCCTACAAACCCTTCTGTTCAACCGAATGAGAAGATATCTTTGACTTCCAAGTCAAAGGGCCCTAATAACAAACGGAAGAGGGGGAAACGAAAATCAGGCTCAGGTAGGTGGAGTCGAAGATCCTCGGGTTAA
- the LOC18611236 gene encoding peamaclein has translation MKFFFATFLSVSLVLSSSFVQLSFAIPVVPTPTPAAPVPPPSPAPPSVCDSKCGERCSKAGIKDRCLKYCGICCRECNCVPSGTYGNKSECPCYRDKLNSKGKPKCP, from the exons atgaagtttttttttgcGACTTTCCTGTCTGTTTCCCTGGTTTTGAGCTCATCTTTTGTCCAACTCTCCTTTGCTATACCCGTAGTACCCACTCCCACACCTGCTGCCCCCGTCCCTCCTCCTTCACCTGCTCCTCCGA gTGTCTGCGATAGCAAGTGCGGAGAGAGGTGTTCCAAGGCTGGAATTAAAGACCGCTGCCTCAAATACTGCGGGATATGCTGCCGAGAATGTAACTGTGTTCCATCAGGGACCTATGGCAACAAGTCGGAATGCCCTTGCTACAGAGACAAGTTGAACTCCAAGGGCAAGCCCAAGTGCCCTTGA
- the LOC18611232 gene encoding aspartic proteinase-like protein 2, with protein sequence MARALVYITVASVTFFLLFLLSRSNPSTSTPLLLPPPHHGAPPAMILPLFPFPKNSSRTFSHSRRHLLRSDSHSSHPNARMRLYDDLLLNGYYTTRLWIGTPPQRFALIVDTGSTVTYVPCATCEQCGRHQDPKFQPDLSSTYQPVKCNLDCSCDTDRVQCTYERQYAEMSSSSGVLGEDIISFGNQSELVPQRAVFGCENEETGDLYSQHADGIMGLGRGDLSVVDQLVEKGVISDSFSLCYGGMDIGGGAMVLGGISSPPDMVFSYSDPERSPYYNIDLKAIHVAGKQLPLNPNVFDVKYGTVLDSGTTYAYLPEAAFVAFKNAIIKELTSLKQIRGPDPNYNDICFSGASSDVSELSKIFPTVEMVFDNQQKLLLAPENYLFRHSKVRGGYCLGIFPNEKDPTTLLGGIIVRNTLVTYDREHLKIGFWKTNCSELWERLRINGAPSPSPSSSSGKDNSTVESPPTSAPDGSSHYAIPGEIQIGEITLDMSLSIDYSYLKPHINELAEFIAKELDVNASQVHLLDFTSEGNSSLVTWAIVPSGSATYISNVAAISIISQLAEHRVRLPDTFGNYQLVQWKVEPSVQQTWWQQHYLVVLLAIIITIIVGLSASGVWIIWRRRQQALKLYKPVDGAVPEQELQPLES encoded by the exons ATGGCACGGGCACTCGTTTACATTACCGTCGCAAGCGTCACCTTCTTCCTCCTCTTTCTTCTCTCCCGATCAAATCCCTCCACGTCAACGCCACTCCTCCTCCCTCCACCTCACCACGGCGCCCCTCCCGCCATGATCcttcctctctttccttttcccaAGAATTCTTCTAGAACCTTCTCGCACTCTCGTCGTCACCTCCTGAGATCCGATTCTCACTCTTCCCATCCCAACGCTCGCATGAGACTCTACGACGATCTCCTCCTCAACGG GTATTACACTACGCGGCTATGGATCGGGACACCGCCGCAGAGATTTGCTCTTATAGTGGATACGGGAAGCACTGTTACTTACGTTCCTTGCGCTACTTGTGAACAATGTGGTAGACACCAG GACCCAAAGTTTCAGCCGGATTTGTCGAGTACCTATCAACCTGTAAAGTGCAATTTGGATTGCAGTTGTGATACTGACAGGGTGCAATGTACTTATGAGAGACAGTATGCTGAAATGAGTAGCAGTAGTGGTGTCCTTGGTGAAGATATCATATCGTTTGGGAATCAAAGTGAACTTGTGCCCCAGCGTGCTGTTTTTGGTTGTGAAAATGAGGAAACTGGTGACCTGTACAGTCAACATGCTGATGGCATTATGGGATTGGGCCGTGGTGATCTCAGCGTTGTTGACCAGCTTGTTGAAAAAGGTGTGATTAGTGATTCGTTCTCATTATGTTATGGTGGGATGGATATTGGTGGGGGTGCTATGGTTCTTGGTGGTATTTCTTCCCCACCAGACATGGTCTTTAGTTATTCGGATCCTGAGCGCAG TCCATATTACAACATAGATTTGAAAGCGATACATGTTGCGGGGAAGCAGCTACCTTTGAACCCAAATGTCTTTGATGTAAAGTATGGAACTGTTCTGGATAGTGGTACAACATATGCTTATCTACCAGAAGCAGCATTTGTGGCATTTAAGAATGCT ATTATTAAGGAACTTACTAGCTTAAAGCAGATCCGTGGTCCTGATCCAAATTACAATGATATATGCTTTTCTGGTGCTAGCAG TGATGTCTCTGAACTCTCAAAAATATTTCCAACAGTTGAAATGGTATTTGACAATCAGCAAAAGTTATTGTTAGCACCTGAGAATTACTTGTTTCGG CATTCAAAGGTGCGCGGTGGATATTGCCTTGGGATCTTCCCAAATGAAAAGGATCCTACTACCCTTCTGGGAG GAATCATTGTGCGTAATACTCTTGTTACATATGACCGTGAGCATTTGAAGATTGGTTTCTGGAAGACTAATTGTTCTGAGCTATGGGAAAGGCTTCGCATAAATGGTGCACCATCCCCATCTCCTTCGTCTTCAAGTGGGAAGGATAATTCAACTGTGGAATCACCACCTACTTCAGCCCCTGATGGATCATCACATTATGCTATTCCAG GGGAAATTCAAATCGGTGAAATTACATTGGATATGTCATTGAGCATTGACTACTCCTATCTAAAGCCTCACATCAATGAACTCGCTGAGTTTATTGCCAAGGAGTTAGATGTCAATGCTTCACAG GTGCATTTATTGGATTTTACATCTGAAGGAAACAGTTCTCTTGTCACATGGGCCATAGTCCCTTCAGGATCAGCTACCTACATTTCTAATGTTGCTGCAATT AGTATAATTTCTCAGCTTGCTGAACATCGTGTGAGGCTTCCTGATACTTTTGGAAATTATCAGTTGGTGCAATGGAAAGTTGAGCCTTCTGTGCAACA AACATGGTGGCAGCAGCACTATTTGGTGGTTCTTTTGGCTATTATCATCACAATAATTGTTGGATTATCAGCTTCTGGAGTATGGATTATCTGGAGACGCAGGCAACAAGCACTCAAGTTGTATAAACCTGTTGATGGAGCAGTTCCAGAGCAAGAACTCCAGCCACTAGAGTCTTAA
- the LOC18611234 gene encoding uncharacterized protein LOC18611234 isoform X2 → MGPDLEPKDKSETMMEVVLNNNENGSLPHDSKDKLMHCVSNCEDHIFAEETLYGEGQAKIPEGDEYMEINITECTNSGGDRLAVAECQDDTENSSSFGGTASGVENDSAISDAEVESALCGASPLGSVFDGLFPMRKRKLTDHWRRFIRPLMWRCKWLELQLKEFKSQALTYDRELAEYDQRKKFEYEKFTFEGLDVKSQPFPRQIQRKKVMKRRKRKRVEETADLASYMSFHNLFSYYESKKSVVATATLDNDNGNLENKTGNGNGDVWLNDGLSCLEFRDGDTWSGQILRKIDLVQSQVRRLKTRVDKVVNESPRKFSSINMLSSLVPSDALNSSRNRPSPRESGERIPHRSQYASSQHLSECNMGDLFMPGSAVSSHGEVTPFPDMVEGTGQHLAGISYENAAKEELRNFRSGLTEQAVEPRKPMEKPKTVSIVLAPGDDLPTNPSVQPNEKISLTSKSKGPNNKRKRGKRKSGSGRWSRRSSG, encoded by the exons atgggCCCTGATTTGGAGCCAAAAGACAAGTCGGAAACAATGATGGAAGTGGTTTTGAACAATAATGAAAATGGAAGCTTGCCCCATGATTCCAAAGATAAGCTTATGCATTGTGTGAGTAACTGTGAGGACCACATATTTGCTGAGGAAACTTTGTATGGAGAAGGACAAGCAAAAATACCTGAAGGAGATGAGTATATGGAGATTAACATAACTGAATGCACAAATTCTGGTGGGGACAGGTTGGCTGTTGCTGAATGTCAGGATGACACTGAGAATTCGAGTTCTTTTGGTGGCACAGCGTCAGGGGTGGAGAATGATTCAGCAATAAGTGATGCTGAAGTTGAATCGGCATTATGTGGTGCGAGTCCACTGGGATCAGTGTTTGATGGATTGTTTCCAATGAG GAAGAGAAAGTTGACAGATCATTGGAGGAGGTTTATACGTCCCCTTATGTGGCGATGTAAATGGTTAGAACTGCAGCTTAAGGAATTTAAGTCTCAAGCATTGACATATGATAGAGAACTTGCAGAATATGATCAGAGAAAGAAGTTTGAATATGAGAAGTTCACTTTTGAAGGGCTTGATGTGAAGTCACAACCTTTTCCTCgtcaaattcaaagaaaaaaagtaatgaagaggaggaaaagaaaacgaGTTGAAGAGACTGCCGATTTAGCATCTTATATGTCATTTCATAACCTCTTCTCATATTATG AAAGTAAGAAATCCGTTGTTGCTACTGCTACTCTGGATAATGACAATGGTAATCTAG AAAACAAAACGGGCAATGGCAATGGTGATGTTTGGTTGAATGATGGATTGTCATGTCTTGAATTCAGAGATGGTGATACTTGGTCAGGGCAGATCCTTAGAAAGATTGATCTGGTTCAATCACAAGTACGCAGACTAAAGACCCGAGTCGACAAGGTGGTCAACGAAAGTCCTCGAAAGTTCTCTTCCATTAATATGTTGAGTTCACTTGTGCCATCTGATGCGTTAAACAGTTCTAGAAATCGTCCTTCTCCACGTGAGAGTGGAGAGAGAATCCCACATAGATCTCAATATGCTTCATCCCAGCATCTATCTGAGTGTAATATGGGAGATCTTTTTATGCCTGGAAGTGCAGTTTCAAGTCATGGAGAGGTGACACCTTTCCCTGATATGGTTGAGGGCACAGGTCAGCATCTGGCTGGGATTTCTTATGAAAAT GCTGCGAAGGAAGAGTTGCGTAATTTTCGAAGTGGTTTAACTGAGCAGGCAGTGGAGCCACGGAAACCAATGGAAAAACCTAAGACTGTTTCTATTGTTCTTGCTCCTGGAGATGACCTCCCTACAAACCCTTCTGTTCAACCGAATGAGAAGATATCTTTGACTTCCAAGTCAAAGGGCCCTAATAACAAACGGAAGAGGGGGAAACGAAAATCAGGCTCAGGTAGGTGGAGTCGAAGATCCTCGGGTTAA
- the LOC18611235 gene encoding uncharacterized protein LOC18611235, which yields MGNSMGGFMGKGLPSTQMLSIVFKSLYEQFTDEEIKDFDDFHAAILDILTVINSALPGKHYDAPARSEVERCFQEWCNEEDPAKKKEVFVKFIKKIKLSKLDNTTMMTGIITPPAAMAAKKAGEFLPHLSMIKAIPDVIFVPSVTVAALVISKLSRRLHQRSVRSQPNRAEPSNVHEIQPVAEQSTPPCPPD from the exons ATGGGGAATTCCATGGGTGGTTTCATGGGAAAAG GGTTGCCATCCACACAGATGTTAAGCATTGTGTTTAAATCACTTTACGAGCAGTTCACAGATGAAGAAATCAAAGACTTCGACGATTTCCATGCTGCTATTCTTGATATCTTGAC TGTTATAAACTCAGCATTGCCTGGGAAACATTATGATGCTCCTGCTCGCAGTGAAGTAGAG AGATGTTTTCAAGAATGGTGCAACGAAGAAGATCCAGCAAAAAAGAAGGAGGTGTTTGTTAAgtttattaagaaaataaagcttAGCAAGCTGGATAACACTACTATGATGACTGGAATAATAACCCCTCCGGCAGCCATGGCAGCCAAGAAAGCGGGAGAATTTCTGCCTCATTTGAGTATGATTAAGGCCATTCCTGATGTTATATTTGTACCGTCTGTTACCGTGGCTGCCCTAGTCATTTCCAAGCTCTCCAGAAGGCTACACCAGCGGAGCGTGCGGTCCCAACCCAACCGAGCCGAGCCCTCTAATGTGCATGAGATTCAGCCTGTGGCAGAGCAAAGCACACCTCCTTGTCCTCcagattaa
- the LOC18611233 gene encoding U-box domain-containing protein 4 has product MEISLLKALLSNISSFLNLSSSENINSEPVQKYYQRAEEVLKLLKPILNAIVDSEITSDEVLSKAFEGLGLSVEELREQFESWQPLLSKVYFVLQVESLISNIRNSSLDIFQFLKSSHQQLPDELSSASLEHCLQKIKHVGYEQTSSVIREAIRDQVDSVGPSSEMLVKIAESLSLSSNQEILIEAVALEKLKENAEQAEKTTEAEFIDQMIALVTRMHDRLVLIKQSQSCSPVPIAADFCCPLSLELMTDPVIVASGQTYERAFIKKWIDLGLTVCPKTRQTLAHTNLIPNYTVKALIANWCESNNVKLPDPVKSMSLNQPSPLLVHAESGLPRDSNSFPHSRSSQPVSPESRPTGSSGKNLIISSGLHQEGTSPLHPCSTSEGSLPGVAGNGECLDVARITLNSAEDRSNLEQENRDSVGQPSMSPSSIEFHSAGQSSQNHTRSDSASSTLSNSDFPRGVVGDANETSEGSTQLAAYSSDGSGEVKSDTQPAASSAIPQREPEFPPRLMDARSRSQTIWRRPSERFIPRIVSSPGIENRADLSGIETQVKKLVEDLKNTSVDTQRDATSELRLLAKHNMDNRVIIANCGAISLLVDLLHSPDTKTQENAVTALLNLSINDNNKSAIANADAIKPLIHVLETGSPEAKENSAATLFSLSVIEDNKVKIGRSGAIRPLVDLLGNGTPRGKKDAATALFNLSIFHENKARIVQAGAVRHLVELMDPAAGMVDKAVAVLANLATIPEGRTAIGQENGIPVLVEVVELGSARGKENAAAALLQLCTTNGKFCSKVLQEGAVPPLVALSQSGTPRAKEKAQALLSYFRTQRHGNAGRG; this is encoded by the exons ATGGAGATATCTTTGTTAAAAGCACTTCTTAGTAACATTTCCTCATTTCTAAATTTGTCATCTTCTGAGAACATTAACTCAGAACCAGTTCAGAAGTACTACCAGAGAGCAGAAGAGGTACTAAAGTTGTTGAAGCCAATTCTTAATGCAATTGTTGATTCAGAAATTACTTCTGATGAAGTGCTTAGTAAGGCATTTGAAGGTTTAGGTCTCTCTGTTGAAGAATTAAGAGAGCAATTTGAAAGCTGGCAACCCCTTTTGAGTAAAGTTTACTTT GTTCTGCAAGTTGAGTCattaatatcaaatattcGAAATTCTAGCCTGGACATATTCCAGTTCTTGAAGTCTTCCCATCAGCAGCTGCCTGATGAATTGAGTTCAGCATCTCTCGAG CACTGCTTGCAGAAAATTAAGCATGTGGGATATGAACAAACATCATCTGTCATTAGGGAAGCCATAAGGGATCAAGTGGATAGTGTTGGACCAAGCTCAGAAATGCTAGTGAAAATTGCGGAGAGTTTGAGCTTGAGTTCAAACCAGGAGATTCTGATAGAGGCTGTGGCCCTTGAAAAGTTGAAGGAGAATGCTGAACAAGCTGAAAAAACTACAGAAGCTGAGTTTATTGATCAAATGATTGCTCTTGTAACTCGCATGCATGAtcgccttgttttaataaaacaaTCTCAGTCCTGTAGCCCGGTTCCCATAGCTGCTGATTTCTGCTGCCCCCTTTCCCTAGAGCTAATGACTGATCCTGTGATTGTGGCATCCGGACAAACCTATGAGCGGGCTTTCATCAAGAAATGGATTGATCTTGGGCTCACTGTGTGCCCTAAGACACGGCAGACTTTAGCTCATACCAATCTTATACCTAACTACACAGTTAAGGCACTAATTGCAAACTGGTGTGAGTCAAACAATGTGAAGTTGCCTGATCCTGTAAAGTCCATGAGTTTAAACCAGCCCTCTCCTCTTCTTGTGCATGCCGAGTCTGGTTTGCCAAGAGACTCAAATAGTTTTCCACATTCCAGAAGCAGCCAACCAGTGTCACCTGAGTCACGGCCTACAGGTTCATCTGGTAAGAACCTAATCATCTCCAGTGGACTTCATCAGGAGGGAACCTCCCCACTACATCCATGTTCTACCTCAGAGGGTTCCTTGCCAGGTGTAGCTGGAAATGGAGAGTGTCTGGATGTTGCAAGAATAACACTAAATAGTGCTGAAGACAGATCAAACTTGGAACAAGAGAATAGAGATTCAGTTGGCCAACCCTCTATGTCACCTTCTAGTATAGAATTTCATAGTGCTGGACAGTCGTCTCAGAACCATACAAGATCTGATTCAGCCTCTAGTACACTTTCTAATTCAGATTTTCCTCGGGGAGTAGTTGGAGATGCCAATGAGACTTCTGAGGGGTCAACTCAACTAGCAGCTTACAGTAGTGATGGTTCTGGAGAGGTGAAATCTGACACACAGCCTGCAGCTAGCTCAGCCATCCCGCAGAGAGAACCTGAGTTCCCACCTCGATTGATGGATGCACGATCTCGAAGCCAAACGATCTGGCGCAGGCCATCGGAGAGATTCATTCCAAGGATAGTTTCTTCTCCTGGCATTGAGAACAGGGCTGACCTTTCTGGAATTGAAACCCAAGTTAAGAAGTTGGTAGAGGACTTGAAAAACACTTCAGTTGATACTCAAAGAGATGCCACATCTGAACTCAGGCTACTTGCCAAGCACAATATGGATAATCGGGTTATAATAGCCAACTGTGGGGCCATCAGCTTGTTAGTTGATTTGCTTCATTCACCAGATACCAAGACACAGGAAAATGCTGTTACAGCACTTCTTAACTTATCAATTAATGATAACAACAAATCAGCTATTGCTAATGCTGATGCAATCAAACCTCTGATTCATGTCCTCGAGACAGGAAGTCCTGAAGCTAAAGAGAATTCAGCTGCCACTCTTTTTAGCCTTTCGGTCATTGAGGATAACAAAGTCAAGATTGGAAGATCTGGGGCAATCAGGCCTCTTGTTGATTTATTGGGCAATGGTACTCCTAGGGGAAAGAAAGATGCTGCTACAGCCTTGTTTAATCTGTCAATATTTCATGAAAACAAGGCCCGAATTGTGCAAGCTGGTGCTGTAAGACACCTTGTGGAGTTGATGGACCCAGCAGCTGGAATGGTTGATAAGGCAGTTGCTGTTTTGGCAAATCTTGCTACAATTCCTGAAGGGAGGACTGCAATTGGTCAGGAGAATGGGATTCCTGTGCTGGTTGAGGTTGTGGAGTTGGGTTCAGCAAGGGGAAAGGAAAATGCTGCTGCTGCTCTTTTACAGCTCTGCACAACCAATGGTAAGTTTTGCAGCAAGGTGCTCCAAGAAGGGGCTGTCCCACCACTAGTGGCCTTGTCACAGTCTGGCACCCCCAGAGCTAAAGAGAAG GCACAGGCACTTCTGAGCTACTTCAGAACCCAACGACATGGTAATGCTGGGAGAGGCTGA